In Candidatus Syntrophosphaera sp., one genomic interval encodes:
- a CDS encoding transglutaminase-like domain-containing protein, whose protein sequence is MTKIRNLALLCIVLLGVSGIFSTSLPAPFTAEGNPQLYKELRDKARDNLRRLDSPKKQEYQKLLRSQDDVLMAYLLAYESDANLQQADPQAVLSNYEQIRAYLETYGNTHAPEFFLSYVADQTVSDERIEAYRAALLDDGLREILENSPNELELYRAVSQWCVARLKFQPTSGRDQSPLDITQKSILGRCEEMQILFVAAARTVGLPARAASTPWWPHTDNNHAWAEVWLDGAWHYTGDMDAAYYPDQTWFSSLIDKTVLILADGSLPSDRDEVLVQGKYECVINSIRNYAGENTRTLDLRTVDAQGRPLADVELSFMVYNWNSLRSLATVRSKQDGTFRISVGRGAFYISAFKDGKKALQLIPSGEVNDLEHTLVLTEDPLPDQNEMLAYPGNPFEWKKAPQEWDDGVALAKARWNEMDLIHSSRADAFSDSLSGELASAARGNFPEIERFLARNPRPDREFLAYLLSEDPSYSDPKFLWQCSAEQLEALQLEFQLREQGHSYQDLASVIAPTVFYEELSLPCSLDGSHNSMYPKDFYKAGRKGGTRTEKLKQAMTWLRKKYKINSGKALQGLIPLDVAARRKHLNSYQYRILAVSLARASGIPAEFTRQPNLIYVQYDNGEWGYYDLVKCAPEADVGDTGAFAKLNVLANDDLGVPVSGISGSLVLSRYQNGMFYWLDQSFKPSGQGGYEISVPKGEYYLNLGYRVSDSQTAFQLRHLDLAGTDSLRLEMVLAEFPRKWGTDVYLELAEVVAAIDTLGVNTILIGNYDQENSIRTAEQLRGLGRDFLWLGHDPAPAAIPGYQFSPAWREKVAADQRNRLRTITLVRNNGDWQGYEGRWERLPE, encoded by the coding sequence ATGACAAAGATCAGGAACTTGGCCCTGTTGTGCATAGTGCTGCTGGGAGTTTCCGGCATATTTTCCACCTCCCTTCCCGCCCCCTTTACCGCTGAGGGCAACCCACAGTTATACAAGGAGTTGCGCGACAAGGCACGGGATAATCTGCGTCGCCTGGATTCCCCCAAGAAACAGGAATACCAGAAACTGCTGCGCTCGCAAGACGACGTCCTGATGGCCTATCTGCTTGCCTATGAAAGCGATGCCAACCTGCAACAGGCGGATCCCCAGGCGGTCCTGAGCAATTACGAACAGATCCGCGCCTATCTGGAAACCTATGGCAACACCCACGCACCCGAATTCTTTCTCTCCTATGTGGCCGACCAGACCGTATCTGACGAAAGGATAGAGGCTTACCGCGCCGCTTTGCTGGACGACGGATTGCGCGAGATCCTGGAAAACTCTCCCAACGAACTGGAGCTCTACCGCGCCGTTTCCCAATGGTGCGTGGCCCGGCTCAAATTCCAGCCTACCTCCGGACGCGACCAAAGCCCACTGGACATCACCCAAAAGAGCATCCTGGGACGCTGCGAGGAGATGCAGATCCTGTTCGTGGCCGCAGCCCGCACGGTTGGGTTGCCCGCCCGCGCAGCCAGCACGCCTTGGTGGCCACACACGGATAACAACCACGCCTGGGCCGAAGTCTGGCTGGACGGGGCCTGGCACTACACCGGAGACATGGACGCGGCCTACTATCCAGACCAGACCTGGTTTTCCAGCCTGATCGACAAGACCGTGCTGATCCTGGCCGACGGCTCCCTGCCTTCCGACCGGGACGAGGTTTTGGTCCAGGGCAAATACGAATGCGTGATCAATTCCATCCGCAACTACGCCGGGGAAAACACCCGCACCCTGGACCTGAGGACAGTTGACGCCCAAGGCAGGCCCCTGGCGGATGTGGAGCTTAGTTTCATGGTCTACAACTGGAATTCCCTGCGTTCGCTGGCCACGGTGCGCAGCAAGCAGGACGGGACCTTCCGGATCAGCGTGGGCCGCGGCGCTTTCTACATCTCCGCTTTCAAGGATGGCAAAAAGGCACTGCAACTCATTCCCTCCGGAGAAGTTAACGATCTGGAACACACTTTGGTCCTGACAGAGGATCCCCTGCCCGACCAGAATGAAATGCTGGCCTATCCGGGCAATCCCTTTGAATGGAAAAAGGCGCCCCAGGAATGGGACGACGGAGTGGCTCTGGCCAAAGCGCGCTGGAACGAAATGGACCTGATCCACTCCAGCCGGGCCGACGCCTTTTCAGACAGCCTGAGCGGCGAACTGGCCTCCGCAGCCCGGGGCAACTTTCCCGAGATCGAGCGCTTCCTGGCCCGTAATCCGCGTCCGGACAGGGAATTCCTGGCTTATCTGCTCAGCGAAGATCCCTCCTACAGCGATCCCAAATTCCTCTGGCAGTGTAGCGCGGAACAGCTTGAGGCGCTGCAGCTTGAGTTCCAATTGCGCGAGCAGGGACATTCCTATCAGGACCTGGCCAGCGTGATCGCGCCCACGGTTTTCTACGAGGAACTGTCCCTTCCCTGTTCCCTGGATGGATCACATAACTCCATGTACCCCAAAGATTTCTATAAGGCCGGAAGAAAGGGCGGGACCAGAACGGAAAAACTGAAACAGGCCATGACCTGGCTCAGAAAAAAGTATAAGATCAACTCCGGCAAAGCCTTGCAGGGTCTGATTCCGCTCGACGTGGCGGCGCGGCGAAAACACCTCAACTCCTATCAATACCGCATCCTGGCTGTCAGTCTGGCCCGCGCCAGCGGCATTCCGGCAGAATTCACGCGCCAGCCGAACCTGATCTACGTGCAATACGACAACGGGGAGTGGGGTTATTACGACCTCGTAAAATGCGCCCCGGAAGCCGATGTCGGGGATACCGGGGCCTTTGCCAAACTGAACGTTTTGGCCAACGACGACCTGGGCGTGCCGGTTTCCGGGATCAGCGGCTCCCTGGTCCTCAGCCGCTATCAGAACGGCATGTTCTACTGGCTGGACCAGAGTTTCAAGCCCTCGGGCCAGGGCGGATACGAGATCAGCGTCCCCAAGGGCGAATACTATCTGAACCTGGGATATCGCGTCTCGGACAGCCAAACCGCCTTTCAACTCAGGCATCTGGACCTGGCTGGGACCGACAGCCTGCGCCTGGAAATGGTCTTGGCCGAATTTCCCCGCAAGTGGGGAACTGACGTGTATCTTGAACTCGCGGAGGTCGTCGCCGCAATCGACACATTGGGCGTAAACACCATCCTGATCGGCAATTATGACCAGGAAAACAGCATCCGCACCGCCGAACAACTGCGCGGCCTGGGCAGGGATTTCCTCTGGCTGGGACACGATCCCGCGCCAGCGGCAATTCCCGGCTACCAATTCAGTCCGGCCTGGCGGGAAAAAGTGGCCGCTGATCAGCGCAACCGCCTGCGCACCATCACCTTGGTCCGCAATAACGGGGACTGGCAGGGCTACGAAGGCCGCTGGGAACGGCTCCCGGAATAG